GGACTGCACGAGCAGCGAGGACGTGGCGCTGGGGTATCCGGCGTTGATGGCGTCCGGGCTGCACGTGGTGACGGCGAACAAGAAGGCCAATGCGGGGCGGCAGGAGCACTGGAGGGCGCTGCGGGAGACGGCGGTGCGGCACCAGCGGAAGTTCCTCTACGAGACGAACGTGGGGGCGGGGCTGCCGGTCATCGACACGTTGAAGAACATGCTGCGCACGGGAGACACGGTGCACCGGGTGGAGGGCATCCTGTCGGGTTCGCTGTCGTTCATCCTGGGGCTGACGGAGGCCGGGGTGCCGCTGTCGAAGGCCGTGGGCACGGCGATGGAGAAGGGCTTCACGGAGCCGGATCCGCGCGACGACCTGGAGGGCACGGACGTGGCGCGCAAGGTGCTCATCCTCGCGCGCGAGCTGGGGCGGTCGCTGGAGCTGGAGGAGGTGGCGCTGGCGTCGCTGTTGCCGGAGGAGTTCGACGCGAAGGGGCCGCTGCCGGAGTTCCTGGCGCGGCTGCCGCAGGCGGATGAGATCTTCCAGAGACGGGTGGATGCGCACCGGAAGGAAGGCAAGGTGCTGCGCTACGTGGGCAGCGTGGGGCCGGAGGGCGTGCGCGTGGGCCTGGTGCCGGTGCCACTGGAGCATCCGCTGGCGGCGGTGAAGGGCGGCGAGAACGCGCTGAGCTTCCTGTCGGAGCGGTACAGCCCCACGCCGCTGGTGATTCGAGGCTACGGCGCGGGCGCGGCGGTGACGGCGGCGGGAGTGCTCGCGGATGTATTGCGATTGGTGGAGGGGCCGTTGCCCTGAGCGCGGGTGTCGTGGATGGCGGCGTGCGCATCCAGCACGCCGCTTCTGTTTCACTCCCGAGTGTCTTCGGCGGCTCGTGTGACCAGGATTTCTTGGAGCATCCCAGGAAGTCTCACGAGGCCGTGGTGCGTGAAGACACGGTGATTCGCATTGGGCGTATAGCCTTCGGGAGTGATTCGTCCGGATTCGACGGTGAAGTAGCCGATGATGTCCTCGGGAGGCACACGCTCCCCACCGGGGGGCAGCCGTTGATCCGAGATGTAGAGCCACCCCTTGCCGATGCGTTGTGCCTCGGCCTGGGCGCCTGGATCGGCTGGAGCGCACTCGCGGACGATCTGGTGGAGCAGTGCCACGAAGGCTGGGTTCACCTCGAAGCCATCGGGCCCTCCGTGAGGGTCATGTAGCGTGCCCGCGATCGCGTGGAGGGGGAGTCCTCCAGCCAGGAATCGCTCTGGCGGCAGCACGGAGATGATCCTCGAAGTCACCTGCTGCTCGTTGCTCTTCTTCCCGAATAGCGTCTTCCAGAAACCCATGCGCTGACGCTACCACCGTGGCGGGGACGCACTGGTCTACGGGTAGGCTTTCCATCATGAGGAAAAGCCTGACGTTCTGTGCGCTGTTGCTATGGGTGGCGGCGTGCGCGTCCAGCACGCCGCTCCAGCAGCGGTGGGACGAAGCCGAGGCGGAGTGCGGTGCCGCGAGCAGCGACGCCTGTGTGACCCTGGTGTGTGGGGACACGGCCTGCGGCTTCTTCCGGTGCGAGGACGTGCCCGGGGAGGTGGTGCTGGCCCGGGGACTGCCGCCCCGGCCGCCACCCGTGGCCGTGGCTCCTGCCCCCGGAAGCGGGCCCCGGCGTAACTGGGGCGCCAGCATGGGCCTGCCGGGCGACCCGGAACCCGTGATGGTGTTCCCCTGGTACGGGAACCCCAAGCCCGTGCCTCCTCAGCGGCAGCTACCGGCTGGGAAGTTCGAGAAGCACCACATCTTCCCGCAGGCGCGGGACCTTGCTGAATGGTTCAAGAGAAAGGAGATCGACATCCACCAGTACACGATCCCCATTCCCGTGCATGTCCACCGACGCATTCACAGCAATGGGCCCAGTGGGGGCATGTGGAATGAAGCCTGGCGCGAGTTCAAGAACGCGAACGACCTCGCTCCTCCTCAAGAAATCTTCAAGCATGCCGGGGAACTGATCTATCGCTTCCAGCTCCTGGGTGGCCCCATCCAGCGGTACAACTGATTCTTCATCCATCCGAGGCATGACAGTCCATGATCCACTTCTTCTGGCTGCGCAACGACGAGGCAGTCACCTCCCGTTACAGCGGAGACTTCGATGCGGCACACAGGTGGGGACTTCCTGGCCTTAAAGATTGTCCGGGGTGCGGCCTGACGTGGAGCGGCTCAGGGCGTCAATACCCCGCTGTGAACCTTTCGCTCATCCCCGAGCATTGGGAATTCGAGGAGCCCCGAGCCGAGCCGTTTCACGAGCTCGTCCGTCTCCGGGAACTGGTGCGCCCACTGGTGCCACCGGATGCATCGCTTCCTCCCGGAACAAGCTTCGGTCCGCTCACGGGCACTGCGTCCGGTCAGTTCGGGCCGTTCACCTGGCAGGGGACCTCGCTGATGCTCATCCGCCGTGACGCACTCGACGGTCTCCAGGCCGCAGGCATCCGTGGACTGCTGGGGTGCAAGACGGAGCTGCGGTTCCGGCAGAAGACGCCTCCGGACATCCTCGAACTCCAGATCGAACCGCGCGGCCTCCTGCACCGCGACTGCCTTCCTCCCGACCTGGCGCCGCCCTGTCCCACCTGCGGACATCAGTACTTTCGTCGTCCGGACGACCCCATCCTCGACGGTGCTTCATTGCCCACGGACAGGGACCTGTTCCGCTTGGACAACTTCAGCACCATGATCATCGGCACGGGCCGCTTCAAGGACGCGGTGGAGCAGTGCGGTTGGACCGGCATCTCCTTCCGCGAACTGCCCGTGCGTTCCTGAGGCGCCGGTCACCTGGCGGATCGAACTGCCTTGTCCGTGGCCTTCAGGTCGAAGGCTTCAGGGTCGAAGGAACCGCCGACCCACTCCAGCAGTTCTTCGTGCTCCTCGTCCTCCGGGTCTTGAAGTGCCTCCAGCAGTTCTTCATAGCCAGGGGTGCCACCGCAGTCGTCAGGCGGAGCAGCACGTGCTCCCGCGATACAAGCGGGATAGCGCCTACCGGATTCAGGGGGCTGGACCTTCTTGACGCGGATGCGGTGCACCCAATCGTCACCGAGATCGTAGATGTAGCCGAAGACGCTGCGAGCACGCTGGCCGAGATCCGCGACGGTGTACTTGCGTTCATCCAACAGCGGTGGACCGCCAAGACTGAAGTCATCGGCATCCCCCTCGGCCAGGTGGCCGTACTGTTGTCTTGAGACGTCCTCGAACACGTGCATGTGGCTGTTGGTCCAGCCGAAGGCTGCTTGCAGAATGGCGTGCAACTTCGAGAGCGGTGTGTCGCTTCGGACATGGAGTTCTCGCCAGATCGCGGGTGCAATGTCTATCAACTCGACGTGCAGCACGTGAATCGATGGTTTGACAGCCGTCTTCTTTCGGTTGGCCATGAGTGGAGGCCTCGTAATCGTCCCCGCCATGGAGAGAAATCGTCCCAACGATGGATGGAATGGATCGCGTTGAGAATGACACGGTCGATTAGGCTTTCCGTCATGAGGAAAAGCCTGACGTTCTGTGTGCTGGCGCTGTGGATGGCAGCGTGCGCGTCCAGTACGCCGCTCCAGCAGCGCTGGGATGAAGCCGAGGCGGAGTGCGGTGACGCGAGCAGCGACGCCTGTGTGACCCTGGTGTGTGGGGACACGGCCTGCGGCTTCTTCCGGTGCGAGGACGTGCCCGGGGAGGTGGTGCTGGCCCGGGGACTGCCGCCCCGGCCGCCACCCGTGGCTCCCGCGCCAGGAAGCGGGCCCCGGCGTAACTGGGGCGCCAGCATGGGCCTGCCGGGTAATGCGGAACCCGTCATGGTGTTCCCCTGGTACGGGAGCCCCAAGCCCGTGCCTCCTCAGCGACGATTGCCGGCGGGGAAGTTCGAGAAGCACCACATCTTCCCGCAGGAACAACGCCTGGCTGAGTGGTTCAAGGAGCGAGGCGTCGACATCCACCAGTACACGATCCCCATTCCCGTGCATGTCCACCGGCGCATCCACAGCAATGGGCCCAGCGGGGGCATGTGGAATGAAGCCTGGCGCGAGTTCCGTGGAGCTAACAGGTTCGCCACGCCTCCAGAGATCTTCAAACACGCTGGAGAACTCATCTATCGGTTTCAGCTGTTGGGTGGTCCCATCGAGAGGTACAACTGACCTCTGTTGATTCGATTCCAGAGACCATGATCCGCTTCTTTGAGCTTCGTCGCGACAAAGCAGTCTGGAACTCCTTCAAAGGGGATTTCGATGCCGCACCGAAGTGGCGCCTGCCTGGCATCAAGGATTGCCCGGGATGTGGCGCCACCTGGTCCACCTGGGGAGACCATTACCCTGCGGTAGACCTGTCGGATCTTCCCGAACGAGGCGAGTTCGAAGAAGCCCGGCCCGAGCCCTTCCACGAGTTCGCGCGTCTCCGGGAGCTGGTACGCCCACTGGCGCCCCCAGGCTCCGAGCTTGCTCCCGGAACGACCTTCGGCCCGCTGGTAGGTCGTGCATGGGGCCAGTTCGCTCCCTTCTCGGGCCTGGATAGCTGTTGGATCCTCGTGCGCAGCGATGCCTTCGACAGCCTCCAGGCAGCCGGCATCCGTGGACTCCTCGGCTGCAAGACAGAGCTGCGGTTCCGGCAGAAGACGCCTCCGGAAGTTCTTGAGCTTCAACTCGAACTGCGCGGCCGGATGCACCGCGACTGCCTTCCCCCCGACCTGGAACCGCCCTGTCCCACTTGTGGTCGCGTAGGCCTCCGCCTCCCGGACGACCTCATCCTCGACGCGGCCTCCATGCCCACGGACATCGACCTCTTCCGCCTGGGCGACTACGGCACCGTCCTCATTGGCACGGACCGCTTCAAGGACGCGGTGGAGCAGGGCGGTTGGGCCGGCATCTCCTTCCGTGAGCTCCCGGTCCGCTGAAGCCCTCAGCCCACGGTGGGGAAGGGAGGTGGCTCCACCACCACCTCCATGGGCAGGTTCTCCTTCTCCGCGATCCACTTCACCCACAGCTTCGGACGCGCGGTCGTGTCTCGGTGCTTGGGCCGCTCCAGCCGGATGGACAGCCAGTTGCGGTCCCGCAGGTACAGCTCCTTGCCCACCGGCAACAGCTCCGTCTGCAGGAACCCTGGCAGGTCCTCTCGGGAATCCTCTGACAACGCCAGCATCCCCTTGAACGTGAGCCATCCCGGCGGCGGATGCACGATGGGGGATGACGTCGCCTGTTCGATGAACACCTCTCCCACCGTGCCCAGCGCGGGCACCAGGTGGTCCGGATTGCGGGAACGCACGCGCGCCCTCGCTCCGACGTGCACGTCCCCGGACAACACCGTCACCGCGCAGTAGGACTTCCTCGCCAGCGAGAACAGGTTCATCAACAACCGCGTGCGCTCGCCCCGGTGCACCGAGGACTCCCACTGGTCCAACAGGTCGTCGCGCAGCTCGACGCCCCCTCCGGTCATCCGCTCCATCGCCGGACCGAAACGCAGGTGCACCAACGGCACCGATGACACCACCAGCACGTGCCGCGCCTTCTTCCCGTTCTCCGGACGCTGTCGGTGCTCTTCTCGCCATGCGTCGAAGGCATCCCACTGTGAGCGGCTCATCACCGTGAACTCGGTCTGCGGATGCGCGTCCCCGGTGTCCAGCACCCGGCTGGTCCGCCCGCTCCTCAGGTCCAGCAACACCACGTCCAGGTCGCAGTCCGCCGTGGAGAAACAGAACGTCTGGAAATAGTGCTGCGCGGGCTTCACCACGCCCCGGTCGTCCGGCTCGCGTGCCTTCGCCGGCTGCTCCAGCCAGCCCCGCTGGAAGGCTTCGAATGCCCGCGCCGCCGCGCTGTAGAGGGCCCGGTACCAGGGCGCCTGCTGGAGGTCCTCGTGCGAGCCCCACCCGTCGAAGATGTCGTGGTCGTCCCACATGAACAGCCCCGGCACCCTCCGTAGCAACGGCGCGATGCCCTGGCTGCCGCCCCACCGCTCCCGATAGAGCCAGGCGTATTCCGCGAACAGCTTCTCCGACAGCCCGTCCGGCACCGGCAGCTTCAACCGCTCCGACCGGGGCAGCTTCATGAACGCGTTCAACACATCCAGCGTGTTGTGCAGCGAGTCCGCGTAGAGCTGATCCCCACCCCCGAGCAGCAGTTGGAAGCCCGGCGTCTTCGCCGGATCCACCGGATCTCTCTGATGCTGTTGCAGCATCCGGTCCCACAGCGCGAAGGGCTGCGCCAGGTTGCTCCAATCACTCGCACGGCTGGCGCCGTTGCAGGAGAAGAACGCGATGTTCGGCGACACGCCCTTCGCGGGGACGACCACGTCGGACACCACCAGCGGCTCTGGCGGGATGACCTTCGAGGACCACGGCCGGTTGTCTCGCGGCGTCGGACGCTCAAAGGTCACCGGCTTGCCGGGCGTGTCTGGCGATTCGAAGTGATAGGACAATCGCTGGGCCACGTCCGTGCGCGGCAGGATGACCTCCCAGCGCCACACCACGCCCCGGGTGTCCTTGGGCAGGGTGGTGAGGTCCGCGGCGGGCTTCGCCTCGTCGAAGACGGCGACCCGCTTGCCCTTCGCGTCCCGGAAGCACAGCCTCAACGCCGGAGGCTTCTTCGCTGACGTGCTGTCCAGGAACACGTTGACGAAGAAGCTCCACACGTCGTGGGATTTCGGGTCTGGCGTGGCCTGCGCCCGGGCGTACAGGATGGGTCCCAGCAAGAGCTTCATGGGGAAAGCCTTGCATGGACACCCCCTCCCGTCGACGAAGGCGCCTCACCCCTTCGGCGGAGGCACCGCGAGCGGCTGGTACGTGCCGAAGCTCCAGACGTTTCCCTCGGGGTCCAGCGCGCTGAAGTCTCGCGAGCCGTAGTCCGTGTCGTGCAGCTCCATCGCGATGCTCGCGCCCGCCGCCTTCGCTCGCGCGTACAGCGCATCCGGGTCCGTCACCACCACGTAGATGCCCTGGTTCTTCAGGGGCACGTCCTTCGACGCGGCCATCTTCAGCCGGCCGCCCTCCGAGCCACCGAACATCACGAGCCCGTGGCCCAGCGTCAGCTCCGCGTGGGCGATGGCGCCGTCAGGCTTGCGGTAGACGACCCGCTCTTCACAGCCGAAGGCCTGCTTCAGGAAGCGCAGGGCGGATTCGGGGTCGGCGTAGTGGAGGAAGGGATACAGGCTGGGCAGGGACATGGTGTGATTTCCTTTCACCACGCATCCTGCCCATCCGCCCCCGGTCCTTCTTGGACGGATTTTACCTACGCGCCGGATTCGAACCCACCCGCGTCCGGAAGCGCACGGCGCAGGAGGGCGGACGGCGGCCCGCCGGTGAACTGGCGGAAGTCCCGGTTCAGGTGCGCCTGGTCGAAGTAGCCCAGCTCCAGCGCCAGCTCCGCCCAGCGCACCGGGCCTCCGGACTTGATGCGCTCCACCGCCCGGTCGAAGCGCAACAGGCGCGCAAGCCTTCGCGGAGGCAGCCCCACCTGCTCATGGAACTGGTGGATGAGGTGCTTGTGGCTGTGGCCCAGCTCGCTCGCCAGCGTGGAGATGTCCACCTGGCCTCCCGTCCGCTGGATGCGCTCCACCGCCCACTTCACGCCCGCGTCCACCGCGGGCCCCCGCTCCGCGCGCTTCAGCAGGAACGCGTCCGCGATGGCGAAGCGCGCCGCCCAGTCCGGCGCCTCCGCCAGGGACTCCACCAGCCGCCGCGCCTCGCCGCCCCACAGGTCCTCCAGGCCCGTCACCCGGTGGGACAGCTCGTGCATGGGCAGGCCGAAGAGGCGCCGGGCCCCCAGCGGCGTGAGGTTCACCTGGAGCCCGTGGGACTCGCCGTTGTGCTCGGTGGTGCTCCAGCGCTCGTCCAGCCCCGCGACGAAGCCGGAGCGATGCCGCGTCACCCCGCCCACGTCGTCCAGGTGCTTCAGCAGCGGACCGAACTCCAGGATGAGCACCACCTGCACCCCGGGCAGCTCCTGCCGCCGCATGGGCTGGGGCATGGCCTCACGAAAGCCGCAGTAGTCCCGCACGAGCGGCGCCAGCGCCGGGGGCGGCGTGGCCAGCGCCATCTCCCAGCCGCCCCGCTCGGACGCGTGGCGCACCACGCGGATGCGATGCATGCCGCGGAAGACTACTTCGAAACCTTGCGCAGGAAGTCCAGCAGGGCCGAGTGCCACTTCTCCGGCGACTCGAAGTGGGGGATGTGGCCCACGTTCGGGAGCTCCACCAGCGTGGCGCCCGGGATGGCCGCGGCGGTCTTCTTCCCCAGCGCCGGGTACTGCCCCAGCTTCGGCAGGAGCGCGGGCGGCACGCTGCCCTTGCCCACCACCGTGCGGTCCTCCTGACCAATCACCACCAGCGTGGGCACCTTCACGAACGGGAACTCGTGCACCACCGGCTGCTCGTAGATCATCGTCTGCGTCGCCGCGGACACCCAGGCCAGGCGCGGGTACTCACCGCTGAGCGTCTGGCGGTAGAGGACCTGGACGTATTCGTCGTACTCGGGCTTCCACTTCACGTAGTAGCCGCGCTGGTACTTGCGCAGCCCCTCCTCCGTGGCCTTCAGGTTCTCCTGGTAGAGGTCCTCGGTGGACTTCCAGGGGACGGACTCGCGGTAGTCCTCCAGGCCGATGGGGTTCTCCAGCACCAGCTGCGTCGTCACCTCCGGGTACATCAGCGCGAAGCGCGTCGCGAGCATGCCGCCCATGCTGTGGCCCACCACCGCGGCCTGCTTCACCCCCACCTCCTCCAGCACCTGCCGCGTCAGCGACGCGAGCGTGTGGAAGCTGTACGCGATGGCCGGCTTGGACGACTTGCCGAAGCCGATCTGGTCCGGCACCACGACGCGGTATCCCGCGTTGGTGAGAACGCGAAGGGTGTCCTTCCAGTACGCGCCAAAGAAGTTCTTGCCGTGCAGCAGCACCACGGTGCGCCCGTTGGCGTTGCCCGTGGGCTTCACGTCCATGTACGCCATGCGCAGGTCCTGGCCCTCCAGCTTCACAGGCAGGAACTGCACGGGCGCGGGGTAGGGGTAGCCCTCCATGGCGATCCCCAGCGCCTCCGGGGCGCGCTTGGACTCCTGTGCGTTCGCGGCGGGCGCGGAGAGCAGCAGGGCGGACAGGAGCAGGGCGGGGACGCGGACGGACGGCATGGGGCTCCTTTGGCAACGGGACGCGAGGGAACGGCAGTCTGGCCGGGACATTCCCCCGCGTCGCGGATTTCAGAACGCCCCGCCCTCGCGAAGGTTGATTCCGTACTCCAGGTAGCCCTTGAGGCAGAGCATCATGTGCATCCAGCCACCCGCGTTGCCGTAGGACGCCGTGATGCCCTTCTCATCCGGCCTCCATCCGGACTCGCTGATCTTCACCATCGTGTTGCTTGCGTCCAACGG
This DNA window, taken from Corallococcus coralloides DSM 2259, encodes the following:
- a CDS encoding TIGR02269 family lipoprotein; protein product: MRKSLTFCVLALWMAACASSTPLQQRWDEAEAECGDASSDACVTLVCGDTACGFFRCEDVPGEVVLARGLPPRPPPVAPAPGSGPRRNWGASMGLPGNAEPVMVFPWYGSPKPVPPQRRLPAGKFEKHHIFPQEQRLAEWFKERGVDIHQYTIPIPVHVHRRIHSNGPSGGMWNEAWREFRGANRFATPPEIFKHAGELIYRFQLLGGPIERYN
- a CDS encoding double-CXXCG motif protein; translated protein: MIRFFELRRDKAVWNSFKGDFDAAPKWRLPGIKDCPGCGATWSTWGDHYPAVDLSDLPERGEFEEARPEPFHEFARLRELVRPLAPPGSELAPGTTFGPLVGRAWGQFAPFSGLDSCWILVRSDAFDSLQAAGIRGLLGCKTELRFRQKTPPEVLELQLELRGRMHRDCLPPDLEPPCPTCGRVGLRLPDDLILDAASMPTDIDLFRLGDYGTVLIGTDRFKDAVEQGGWAGISFRELPVR
- a CDS encoding helix-turn-helix domain-containing protein, which encodes MHRIRVVRHASERGGWEMALATPPPALAPLVRDYCGFREAMPQPMRRQELPGVQVVLILEFGPLLKHLDDVGGVTRHRSGFVAGLDERWSTTEHNGESHGLQVNLTPLGARRLFGLPMHELSHRVTGLEDLWGGEARRLVESLAEAPDWAARFAIADAFLLKRAERGPAVDAGVKWAVERIQRTGGQVDISTLASELGHSHKHLIHQFHEQVGLPPRRLARLLRFDRAVERIKSGGPVRWAELALELGYFDQAHLNRDFRQFTGGPPSALLRRALPDAGGFESGA
- a CDS encoding double-CXXCG motif protein encodes the protein MIHFFWLRNDEAVTSRYSGDFDAAHRWGLPGLKDCPGCGLTWSGSGRQYPAVNLSLIPEHWEFEEPRAEPFHELVRLRELVRPLVPPDASLPPGTSFGPLTGTASGQFGPFTWQGTSLMLIRRDALDGLQAAGIRGLLGCKTELRFRQKTPPDILELQIEPRGLLHRDCLPPDLAPPCPTCGHQYFRRPDDPILDGASLPTDRDLFRLDNFSTMIIGTGRFKDAVEQCGWTGISFRELPVRS
- a CDS encoding alpha/beta fold hydrolase, which encodes MPSVRVPALLLSALLLSAPAANAQESKRAPEALGIAMEGYPYPAPVQFLPVKLEGQDLRMAYMDVKPTGNANGRTVVLLHGKNFFGAYWKDTLRVLTNAGYRVVVPDQIGFGKSSKPAIAYSFHTLASLTRQVLEEVGVKQAAVVGHSMGGMLATRFALMYPEVTTQLVLENPIGLEDYRESVPWKSTEDLYQENLKATEEGLRKYQRGYYVKWKPEYDEYVQVLYRQTLSGEYPRLAWVSAATQTMIYEQPVVHEFPFVKVPTLVVIGQEDRTVVGKGSVPPALLPKLGQYPALGKKTAAAIPGATLVELPNVGHIPHFESPEKWHSALLDFLRKVSK
- a CDS encoding plasmid pRiA4b ORF-3 family protein; translated protein: MANRKKTAVKPSIHVLHVELIDIAPAIWRELHVRSDTPLSKLHAILQAAFGWTNSHMHVFEDVSRQQYGHLAEGDADDFSLGGPPLLDERKYTVADLGQRARSVFGYIYDLGDDWVHRIRVKKVQPPESGRRYPACIAGARAAPPDDCGGTPGYEELLEALQDPEDEEHEELLEWVGGSFDPEAFDLKATDKAVRSAR
- a CDS encoding alkaline phosphatase D family protein, which produces MKLLLGPILYARAQATPDPKSHDVWSFFVNVFLDSTSAKKPPALRLCFRDAKGKRVAVFDEAKPAADLTTLPKDTRGVVWRWEVILPRTDVAQRLSYHFESPDTPGKPVTFERPTPRDNRPWSSKVIPPEPLVVSDVVVPAKGVSPNIAFFSCNGASRASDWSNLAQPFALWDRMLQQHQRDPVDPAKTPGFQLLLGGGDQLYADSLHNTLDVLNAFMKLPRSERLKLPVPDGLSEKLFAEYAWLYRERWGGSQGIAPLLRRVPGLFMWDDHDIFDGWGSHEDLQQAPWYRALYSAAARAFEAFQRGWLEQPAKAREPDDRGVVKPAQHYFQTFCFSTADCDLDVVLLDLRSGRTSRVLDTGDAHPQTEFTVMSRSQWDAFDAWREEHRQRPENGKKARHVLVVSSVPLVHLRFGPAMERMTGGGVELRDDLLDQWESSVHRGERTRLLMNLFSLARKSYCAVTVLSGDVHVGARARVRSRNPDHLVPALGTVGEVFIEQATSSPIVHPPPGWLTFKGMLALSEDSREDLPGFLQTELLPVGKELYLRDRNWLSIRLERPKHRDTTARPKLWVKWIAEKENLPMEVVVEPPPFPTVG
- a CDS encoding TIGR02269 family lipoprotein, which translates into the protein MRKSLTFCALLLWVAACASSTPLQQRWDEAEAECGAASSDACVTLVCGDTACGFFRCEDVPGEVVLARGLPPRPPPVAVAPAPGSGPRRNWGASMGLPGDPEPVMVFPWYGNPKPVPPQRQLPAGKFEKHHIFPQARDLAEWFKRKEIDIHQYTIPIPVHVHRRIHSNGPSGGMWNEAWREFKNANDLAPPQEIFKHAGELIYRFQLLGGPIQRYN
- a CDS encoding VOC family protein, yielding MSLPSLYPFLHYADPESALRFLKQAFGCEERVVYRKPDGAIAHAELTLGHGLVMFGGSEGGRLKMAASKDVPLKNQGIYVVVTDPDALYARAKAAGASIAMELHDTDYGSRDFSALDPEGNVWSFGTYQPLAVPPPKG